The proteins below come from a single Agromyces flavus genomic window:
- the gltX gene encoding glutamate--tRNA ligase produces MPDTTDLTTTATGSDIRVRFCPSPTGTPHVGLVRTALFNWAYARHTGGTFVFRIEDTDAARDTEESYEQIIDALTWLGLEWDEGIGVGGPHAPYRQSQRLDIYRDVVERLKAAGHVYESYSTADEIDARNEAAGRPKQFGYDNFDRDLTDEQRAAYRAEGREPALRLLVPDDLDLGFDDLVRGPIDFPAGSTTDFVVVRPNGAPLYTLVNPVDDALMGITHALRGEDLLSSTARQIALYHALIDVGVASSIPRFGHLPYVMGEGNKKLSKRDPESNLFHHRDRGFIPEGLVNYLSLLGWGFSADRDVFSRDELVAKFDVADVNPNPARFDLKKAEAINGDHLRRLDVADFAARTVPYLQSAGVVDSPLTPSQEAILAEAAPLVQERIALLGEAPGMLGFLFTDAATLEYDEAAVGSLPADAPAVLAAAREALERLPGESWTTDEIEEALRDAIVDGLGLKPRVAFGPIRVAISGRRVSPPLFESMQILGRVDSLERIDRLAALIG; encoded by the coding sequence ATGCCTGATACGACCGACCTCACGACCACCGCGACCGGCAGCGACATCCGCGTGCGCTTCTGCCCGTCGCCCACCGGCACCCCGCACGTCGGCCTGGTGCGCACGGCCCTCTTCAACTGGGCGTACGCGCGCCACACCGGTGGCACGTTCGTGTTCCGCATCGAGGACACCGATGCGGCGCGCGACACCGAGGAGAGCTACGAGCAGATCATCGACGCGCTCACCTGGCTCGGCCTCGAGTGGGACGAGGGCATCGGCGTCGGTGGGCCGCACGCACCGTACCGGCAGTCGCAGCGCCTCGACATCTACCGCGACGTCGTCGAGCGGTTGAAGGCGGCCGGGCACGTGTACGAGAGCTACTCCACGGCCGACGAGATCGACGCGCGCAACGAGGCGGCGGGCCGCCCGAAGCAGTTCGGGTACGACAACTTCGATCGCGACCTCACCGACGAGCAGCGGGCGGCGTACCGGGCCGAGGGACGCGAGCCCGCGCTGCGGCTGCTGGTGCCCGACGACCTCGACCTCGGCTTCGACGATCTCGTGCGCGGGCCGATCGACTTCCCGGCCGGATCGACCACCGACTTCGTCGTCGTGCGCCCGAACGGCGCGCCGCTGTACACGCTGGTGAATCCCGTCGACGACGCGCTCATGGGCATCACGCACGCCCTCCGCGGCGAGGACCTTCTCTCGTCGACCGCGCGGCAGATCGCCCTCTACCACGCGCTCATCGACGTCGGCGTGGCGAGCTCCATCCCGCGGTTCGGCCACCTGCCGTACGTGATGGGCGAGGGGAACAAGAAGCTCTCGAAGCGCGATCCCGAGTCGAACCTCTTCCACCACCGTGACCGCGGCTTCATCCCCGAGGGCCTGGTGAACTACCTCTCGCTCCTCGGCTGGGGCTTCTCGGCCGACCGCGACGTGTTCAGCCGCGACGAGCTCGTGGCGAAGTTCGACGTCGCCGACGTCAACCCCAACCCCGCCCGTTTCGACCTGAAGAAGGCCGAGGCGATCAACGGCGACCACCTGCGCCGGCTGGATGTCGCGGACTTCGCCGCACGCACGGTGCCGTACCTGCAGTCGGCCGGCGTCGTCGATTCGCCCCTCACCCCGAGCCAGGAGGCGATCCTCGCCGAGGCCGCACCGCTCGTGCAGGAGCGCATCGCCCTGCTCGGCGAGGCACCTGGCATGCTGGGCTTCCTGTTCACGGATGCCGCGACCCTCGAGTACGACGAGGCGGCCGTCGGGTCGCTTCCGGCCGACGCTCCCGCGGTGCTCGCGGCCGCGCGCGAGGCGCTCGAGCGGCTCCCGGGCGAGTCGTGGACGACCGACGAGATCGAGGAGGCGCTGCGCGACGCGATCGTCGACGGACTCGGCCTGAAGCCCCGTGTCGCCTTCGGCCCGATCCGCGTCGCGATCTCCGGACGACGCGTCTCGCCGCCGCTCTTCGAGTCGATGCAGATCCTCGGCCGCGTCGACTCGCTCGAGCGGATCGACCGCCTCGCGGCGCTCATCGGCTGA
- a CDS encoding LysR family transcriptional regulator has product MPAAADPIHPGAADLDAMSLIVLRAVADHGTITAAAAALGFSQPALSQQMRRAEARAGMALVERTGRGIRLTAAGRLLARHGTTIATTLEAARGELAELRGLRSGRVRLMAFPSASPTVVPEFMAEMAAQHPGVQVSFVEAEPPEAVRAVREDRADLALTFSYPGDRSDPHRESARGLEVGAIGVDPMHVVLPADHPLAARDAVDLADLAGERWIAGCPRCRGHLLELCDVAGFEPTIAVETDNFVAVEELVASGLGVAVLPGLAVESAGARPGVAVRATVNDDRRTLHLVAARGGTGIPAVAVAADLLTRLVGRRTARSAGRNIDGDA; this is encoded by the coding sequence ATGCCCGCCGCCGCAGACCCGATCCATCCCGGCGCCGCCGATCTCGACGCAATGAGCCTGATCGTGCTCCGAGCGGTGGCCGACCACGGCACCATCACCGCAGCCGCCGCCGCGCTCGGCTTCAGCCAGCCCGCCCTGAGCCAGCAGATGCGCCGCGCCGAGGCGCGCGCCGGCATGGCGCTCGTCGAGCGCACGGGGCGCGGCATCCGCCTGACCGCGGCCGGCCGGCTGCTCGCGAGGCACGGCACGACGATCGCCACCACGCTCGAAGCCGCGCGCGGCGAGCTCGCGGAGCTCCGCGGACTCCGGTCCGGCCGCGTGCGGCTGATGGCGTTCCCCTCGGCGTCGCCGACGGTCGTCCCGGAGTTCATGGCCGAGATGGCCGCGCAGCACCCGGGCGTGCAGGTGAGCTTCGTCGAGGCCGAGCCGCCCGAGGCGGTGCGAGCGGTGCGCGAGGATCGTGCCGACCTCGCGCTCACCTTCAGCTATCCCGGCGACCGCAGCGACCCGCACCGCGAGAGCGCCCGCGGACTCGAGGTCGGCGCGATCGGCGTCGACCCGATGCACGTCGTGCTGCCGGCCGACCATCCGCTCGCCGCGCGCGACGCCGTCGACCTCGCCGACCTCGCGGGGGAGCGGTGGATCGCCGGCTGTCCCCGGTGCCGCGGCCACCTGCTCGAGCTGTGCGACGTCGCCGGCTTCGAGCCGACCATCGCGGTGGAGACCGACAACTTCGTCGCCGTCGAGGAGCTCGTCGCGAGCGGTTTGGGCGTCGCGGTGCTGCCCGGACTCGCGGTGGAGTCGGCGGGTGCCCGGCCCGGAGTCGCGGTGCGCGCCACCGTCAACGACGACCGGCGCACCCTGCACCTCGTCGCGGCCAGGGGCGGCACAGGGATACCGGCCGTGGCGGTCGCCGCCGACCTCCTCACCCGTCTGGTGGGCCGTCGGACCGCGCGATCCGCGGGCCGTAACATTGACGGCGATGCCTGA
- a CDS encoding aminotransferase class V-fold PLP-dependent enzyme — protein sequence MRTETPSTARTASRALPELRFAAGRGYLAACTLGIPAAATVEALEHDLARWSSGSASAAEYTGVVKRARGHAATLLGASPDRVAVGSQISPFVSLAAASAPSGAEIVCVDGDFSSVVAPFLARGDLSVRHAPIDRLADAIGPRTWLVAFSLVQSATGELADATSVIAAARSVGALVLIDTTQATGWMPTDGLDADLIVCHAYKWLSAPRGAAFMSVSDRALDELVPLTAGWYSGEDPWASCYGPDLHLAAGARRFDVSPAWHAWAGAEAALGLAASLDMSAVREHDLALAAAFRERLDLPSAPSAIVTWADADGTDLARLTAAGITASGRAGRARVAFHLWNDLDDVDLAARALGR from the coding sequence ATGCGAACCGAGACCCCATCCACCGCTCGAACCGCTTCGCGTGCCCTGCCGGAACTGCGCTTCGCCGCCGGCCGCGGCTATCTCGCCGCGTGCACGCTCGGCATCCCCGCCGCGGCGACCGTCGAGGCGCTCGAGCACGACCTCGCGCGCTGGTCCTCGGGGTCGGCGTCCGCTGCGGAGTACACCGGAGTCGTGAAACGCGCCCGCGGCCACGCGGCGACACTGCTGGGCGCATCGCCCGATCGCGTCGCGGTCGGCTCGCAGATCTCACCGTTCGTCTCCCTCGCCGCGGCCTCGGCACCCTCGGGCGCCGAGATCGTGTGCGTCGACGGCGACTTCAGCTCGGTGGTCGCCCCCTTCCTCGCGCGCGGCGACCTCAGCGTGCGGCACGCCCCGATCGACCGACTCGCCGACGCGATCGGACCTCGCACGTGGTTGGTCGCGTTCTCGCTCGTGCAGTCGGCCACGGGCGAGCTCGCGGATGCGACATCCGTCATCGCCGCCGCCCGGTCGGTCGGTGCCCTGGTGCTGATCGACACCACGCAGGCCACGGGCTGGATGCCGACGGACGGCCTGGACGCCGACCTGATCGTGTGCCACGCCTACAAGTGGCTGTCGGCGCCGCGTGGCGCTGCGTTCATGTCGGTGAGCGACCGGGCGCTCGACGAGCTCGTCCCGCTCACCGCCGGCTGGTACTCCGGCGAGGATCCGTGGGCGTCGTGCTACGGGCCCGATCTGCACCTCGCCGCGGGCGCGCGCCGGTTCGACGTCTCGCCCGCGTGGCACGCGTGGGCCGGCGCCGAGGCTGCGCTCGGACTCGCCGCGAGCCTCGACATGTCGGCGGTCCGCGAGCATGACCTGGCACTCGCCGCCGCGTTCCGCGAGCGCCTCGACCTCCCCTCGGCGCCGAGCGCGATCGTGACGTGGGCCGACGCCGACGGAACCGACCTCGCGCGCCTGACCGCGGCGGGCATCACGGCGTCCGGACGTGCCGGACGGGCGCGCGTGGCGTTCCACCTGTGGAACGACCTCGACGACGTCGACCTCGCCGCCCGCGCGCTCGGCCGCTGA
- a CDS encoding SPW repeat domain-containing protein, producing MRKWTRWEDWVAVGVGAVVALSGIFLEREGASMVWMLVLGVLLVASGLVNLAMPGLVATEYVQLGLGVLLFIAPWIGGYASEMGTTAWISWIGGAVAAIVAALAIRPAMHMHDQAIPH from the coding sequence ATGCGGAAATGGACGCGTTGGGAGGACTGGGTCGCCGTCGGCGTGGGCGCCGTCGTCGCCCTGTCCGGAATCTTCCTGGAGCGCGAAGGCGCCTCGATGGTCTGGATGCTCGTGCTCGGCGTCCTGCTGGTCGCCTCCGGCCTCGTGAACCTCGCGATGCCCGGCCTGGTCGCCACCGAATACGTGCAGCTCGGCCTCGGCGTACTGCTCTTCATCGCCCCATGGATCGGCGGCTACGCCTCCGAGATGGGGACCACCGCGTGGATCTCGTGGATCGGCGGCGCCGTCGCGGCGATCGTCGCGGCGCTGGCCATCAGGCCGGCGATGCACAT